The following are encoded together in the Pectobacterium wasabiae CFBP 3304 genome:
- a CDS encoding M20 aminoacylase family protein, with amino-acid sequence MDKNGEHKVNTSAVIDQTVMESAIQDFLPELVAIRHHIHQHPEIGFEEFSTAQLVAEKLTAWGLAVTTGIGGTGVVATLRGRYPGEDSIGLRADMDALYISEKTDLSYASVHAGKMHACGHDGHTTMLLGAARYLSLHPNFAGTVHFIFQPAEEGLGGGLAMLNDGLLTTFPCNRLFGLHNKPGIEVGKFAIRSGPMLAASDTWQVTFHGTGGHGGSGVHLSIDPTLPAAQFMLGLQTIVSRNVPAMDAAVLSIGHIQGGDIHAPNVIPDSVILKGTGRSYSPSVRHLLETRLRELAHHTAQGFGATADVHYERQYPALVNDTHATQLAVNAASQVVGLEQVETAMTPLLGAEDFAYMLEQRPGAFMMLGNSDKGAANVYHLHTPYYDFNDALIPLGIRYWATLVYQELVYQEPGLSIAEDSENDSPFSYGLNITTHDGSTPDVEREQKG; translated from the coding sequence ATGGATAAGAACGGTGAACACAAAGTGAACACATCAGCCGTTATTGACCAAACGGTGATGGAGTCGGCCATTCAGGATTTTTTACCTGAGCTGGTTGCGATTCGTCACCATATTCATCAGCACCCAGAAATCGGCTTTGAAGAATTTTCTACCGCACAGCTAGTGGCGGAAAAGCTGACGGCATGGGGGCTTGCTGTCACCACCGGCATCGGTGGAACGGGCGTGGTCGCGACCCTACGTGGCCGCTATCCCGGTGAAGATAGCATCGGCCTGCGAGCCGATATGGATGCACTGTATATCAGTGAAAAAACCGATCTGTCTTATGCCTCGGTACACGCTGGGAAAATGCACGCCTGTGGACATGATGGGCACACCACTATGCTATTGGGTGCCGCACGCTATTTATCTCTGCATCCCAATTTCGCTGGCACCGTGCACTTTATTTTCCAACCGGCAGAAGAAGGATTGGGCGGCGGACTTGCCATGCTCAATGACGGCCTGCTGACCACGTTCCCCTGCAATCGACTGTTTGGTCTTCACAACAAGCCCGGTATCGAGGTCGGTAAGTTCGCTATTCGCAGCGGCCCGATGCTGGCGGCCAGCGACACCTGGCAGGTCACGTTTCACGGTACGGGTGGACACGGCGGTTCTGGCGTCCACCTTTCTATCGATCCAACGCTGCCCGCAGCGCAATTTATGCTGGGCCTGCAAACGATCGTCAGCCGCAATGTTCCTGCAATGGACGCGGCGGTGCTCAGCATTGGTCATATTCAGGGTGGCGATATCCATGCCCCGAACGTTATCCCCGATAGCGTCATCCTTAAAGGAACCGGGCGGAGCTACTCGCCGAGCGTTCGCCACCTGCTGGAAACGCGTCTGCGAGAACTGGCACATCACACCGCACAAGGCTTTGGTGCCACGGCCGACGTTCACTATGAACGGCAATATCCCGCGCTGGTTAACGATACACACGCCACACAGCTCGCCGTTAATGCTGCCTCGCAGGTGGTTGGGCTCGAACAAGTTGAAACCGCCATGACGCCGCTGCTGGGCGCAGAAGACTTTGCCTACATGCTGGAACAGCGTCCCGGCGCGTTCATGATGCTGGGAAACAGCGATAAAGGTGCAGCCAACGTATATCACCTGCATACCCCGTACTACGACTTTAATGATGCGCTGATCCCATTGGGTATCCGCTATTGGGCGACCTTGGTTTATCAAGAACTGGTTTATCAGGAACCGGGGTTATCAATAGCAGAGGATAGCGAGAACGACAGCCCATTTTCCTACGGCCTAAACATAACAACGCATGACGGCAGTACACCTGACGTCGAACGAGAGCAAAAAGGATGA
- a CDS encoding ABC transporter ATP-binding protein: MKPLVDIQDLRVDFPGHQAVRGLNLTINAGETLALVGESGCGKSATALSLMRLVAEPGKISGRILFDGHDLLTLPDRKMRQLRGNALSMIFQEPMTSLNPVLSIGQQISETLRLHEALTPAQARTRAIELLDLVKIPEPARRVDDYPHNLSGGQRQRVMIAMAVACRPRLLIADEPTTALDVTIQAQILALLDNLRREFSMSLLLITHDLGLVAQWADRVAVMYAGQKVEEARAADLFQSPTHGFSPKHNVSPKHSYTRGLLATSVHMDQDRHYRTHRLAEIHHAPTDEDSGFTLLTPPSLIHRAIDTNQQPLLSLKNIQTSYSTTQGKVLAVDDVSLTILPGETLGLVGESGCGKSTLSKAILRLLPPSHGQIVFDGQDITTLKESRLKALRQRVQMIFQDPYASLNPRHSIQHILETPLIVHGLGDRSQRQQAINNIIERVGLPQSSLNRYPHEFSGGQRQRIGIARALVVRPSLVICDEPVSALDVSIQAQILNLLVELKNEMGLSLLFISHDLAVVRYIADRVMVMQNGRCVESGDHHSIWHQPQHPYTRKLIDAVPSGGQREAPVSPQQMNRQAHG; encoded by the coding sequence ATGAAGCCGCTGGTTGATATTCAAGATTTACGCGTCGATTTCCCCGGTCATCAGGCCGTTCGAGGGCTAAACCTGACGATTAACGCTGGAGAAACGCTGGCACTGGTCGGCGAATCTGGCTGCGGTAAATCCGCGACGGCACTGTCCCTGATGCGACTGGTCGCCGAGCCGGGAAAAATCAGCGGCCGTATTCTGTTTGACGGCCACGACCTGCTAACCCTGCCGGATCGCAAGATGCGCCAACTACGTGGCAATGCGCTGTCGATGATTTTTCAGGAACCCATGACGTCACTCAATCCGGTGCTCTCCATCGGTCAGCAGATTAGTGAAACGCTGCGGTTGCATGAAGCGCTAACGCCTGCACAGGCACGGACTCGCGCTATCGAACTGCTGGATCTGGTCAAGATCCCTGAACCGGCCAGACGAGTGGATGACTACCCTCATAACCTGTCTGGCGGCCAGCGTCAGCGCGTCATGATCGCCATGGCAGTGGCGTGCCGTCCGCGCTTGCTGATTGCCGATGAGCCGACCACAGCGCTGGACGTCACCATTCAGGCACAAATTCTGGCGCTGCTGGATAATCTGCGACGTGAATTCTCGATGAGCCTGCTGCTGATTACCCACGATCTTGGGCTGGTGGCACAGTGGGCCGACCGCGTGGCGGTGATGTATGCCGGACAAAAGGTAGAAGAAGCACGGGCGGCTGACCTGTTTCAGTCCCCCACGCACGGCTTTTCTCCCAAACATAACGTTTCCCCCAAACACAGCTACACGCGTGGGCTGCTGGCGACATCGGTGCATATGGATCAGGATAGGCATTACCGTACCCATCGGCTGGCGGAAATCCATCATGCGCCGACGGACGAAGATTCCGGTTTTACACTGCTGACACCACCCAGCTTGATTCATCGAGCCATCGATACGAATCAGCAGCCGTTGCTCTCACTGAAAAACATTCAGACCAGTTATTCAACAACGCAGGGCAAGGTGCTGGCGGTTGACGATGTGTCACTGACGATTTTACCCGGCGAAACACTCGGTCTGGTGGGTGAATCCGGCTGTGGGAAATCAACCCTGTCCAAAGCCATTCTGCGTCTGTTACCGCCGTCACACGGGCAGATCGTTTTTGATGGGCAAGACATCACCACGCTAAAAGAATCGCGGCTAAAAGCGTTACGTCAGCGGGTACAGATGATCTTTCAGGATCCCTATGCCTCGCTGAATCCACGCCACAGCATTCAGCATATTCTTGAAACGCCGCTGATTGTGCACGGCCTTGGCGATCGCTCGCAGCGACAGCAGGCGATCAACAATATCATCGAGCGCGTCGGTCTGCCGCAAAGTAGCCTGAATCGCTATCCCCATGAATTTTCCGGCGGACAGCGCCAGCGCATCGGCATTGCTCGTGCGCTGGTAGTACGTCCTTCGCTGGTGATTTGCGACGAGCCCGTATCCGCACTCGATGTCTCTATTCAGGCACAAATTCTTAATCTGCTGGTGGAGCTAAAGAACGAAATGGGCCTGTCGCTGCTGTTTATTTCCCACGATCTCGCGGTGGTGCGTTATATCGCCGACCGGGTCATGGTGATGCAAAACGGACGCTGTGTGGAAAGCGGCGATCACCACAGCATCTGGCATCAGCCGCAGCATCCGTATACCCGCAAACTGATCGATGCCGTCCCCAGCGGCGGGCAGCGAGAAGCGCCTGTGTCTCCACAGCAGATGAACAGGCAGGCACATGGATAA
- a CDS encoding TetR/AcrR family transcriptional regulator → MVALLKTKAQSKEKEADIKQRILREAITIFASKGSELTTIREITEATNVNVASVNYYFGSKEGLLHAVLDHVLGPLNDERTRLLDEVEKANQGDVLPVAALLDALLRPLVKTARTPDGGRIVVRLLQHLRATPGMEVTTLLSAQFDQVAHRFIDAFTRALPGLSRAEVIWRYEFARGAAMHVLTDADPRSGRLALLSKGLCDNRDDDRVLSHLLRFVEAGFVAEPLTETA, encoded by the coding sequence ATGGTGGCGTTATTGAAAACCAAAGCGCAAAGCAAAGAAAAAGAGGCAGACATTAAACAGCGCATCCTGCGTGAAGCCATCACGATCTTCGCCAGTAAAGGAAGTGAACTGACGACGATTCGTGAAATCACCGAAGCCACTAACGTGAACGTGGCATCAGTGAATTATTACTTTGGCTCGAAAGAGGGATTACTGCACGCCGTGCTGGACCATGTCCTCGGCCCGTTAAATGACGAAAGAACGCGACTGCTGGATGAGGTGGAAAAAGCCAATCAGGGTGATGTTCTGCCCGTTGCCGCGCTGCTGGATGCGCTACTGCGCCCGCTGGTTAAAACAGCTCGCACACCCGATGGCGGTCGTATTGTCGTGCGCCTGTTACAGCACCTGCGCGCGACGCCGGGTATGGAAGTTACCACCCTGCTTTCAGCGCAGTTCGATCAGGTTGCCCACCGTTTTATCGATGCCTTTACTCGTGCGTTGCCGGGGTTATCGCGTGCAGAGGTGATCTGGCGCTATGAATTTGCTCGCGGTGCCGCCATGCACGTATTAACCGACGCCGATCCGCGTTCTGGTCGTCTGGCACTGCTCTCCAAAGGGCTGTGTGACAACCGCGATGACGATCGCGTGTTGTCGCATCTATTACGTTTTGTCGAGGCGGGTTTTGTCGCCGAACCACTGACTGAAACCGCCTAA
- the argA gene encoding amino-acid N-acetyltransferase produces the protein MKERSTELVQGFRHSVPYINAHRGKTFVIMLGGEAIEHANFSSIVNDIGLLHSLGIKLVVVYGARPQIDANLTTHHYEPHYHKNTRITDSATLELVKQAAGMLQLDITARLSMSLNNTPLQGAHINVVSGNFIIAQPLGVDDGVDYCHSGRIRRIDEEAVHRQLNSGAIVLLGPVAVSVTGESFNLTSEEVATQLAIKLKAEKMIGFCSSQGVTNEEGRIISELFPDDAQQRIDVLEQAGDYHSGTVRFLRGAVKACRSGVRRSHLISYQDDGALLQELFSRDGIGTQIVMESAEQVRRATINDIGGILELIRPLEEQGILVRRSREQLEMEIDKFTVVARDNLTIACAALYPFPEESIGEMACVAVHPDYRSSSRGDMLLQRVAAQARQQGLKKLFVLTTHSIHWFQERGFLPAEVEMLPKKKQALYNYQRRSKILVLDL, from the coding sequence GTGAAGGAACGTAGTACAGAGCTGGTTCAGGGCTTCCGCCATTCAGTTCCCTATATCAATGCCCACCGTGGCAAAACGTTTGTCATCATGTTGGGTGGCGAAGCCATTGAACATGCCAACTTCTCTAGCATCGTAAATGATATCGGGCTGCTACACAGTCTGGGAATCAAGCTGGTGGTGGTTTATGGCGCTCGCCCTCAGATCGATGCCAACCTGACAACGCACCACTACGAGCCTCACTACCATAAAAATACCCGAATCACCGACAGCGCCACGCTGGAGCTGGTCAAACAGGCGGCGGGTATGCTGCAACTGGACATCACCGCTCGTCTGTCGATGAGCCTGAACAACACGCCGCTGCAAGGTGCCCATATTAATGTCGTCAGCGGTAATTTTATTATCGCACAACCGCTTGGCGTTGATGACGGCGTGGACTACTGCCACAGCGGCCGTATTCGTCGCATTGATGAAGAAGCGGTTCATCGCCAGTTGAATAGCGGCGCAATTGTGCTGCTTGGCCCAGTTGCGGTTTCAGTCACCGGCGAAAGTTTCAATTTAACCTCGGAAGAAGTTGCGACCCAGTTAGCGATTAAGCTGAAAGCGGAGAAGATGATCGGCTTCTGCTCCTCTCAGGGCGTCACCAACGAAGAAGGCCGCATCATTTCTGAACTGTTCCCAGACGATGCGCAGCAGCGTATTGATGTACTGGAACAGGCTGGCGATTACCACTCTGGTACGGTCAGATTTCTGCGCGGCGCAGTCAAAGCCTGCCGTAGCGGCGTGCGTCGCAGCCACCTGATCAGCTATCAGGACGACGGTGCCCTGTTGCAGGAACTGTTCTCACGCGATGGAATCGGCACGCAGATCGTGATGGAAAGCGCCGAGCAGGTTCGCCGTGCGACCATCAATGACATCGGCGGTATTCTGGAGTTGATCCGCCCGCTGGAAGAACAAGGCATTCTGGTCAGACGCTCGCGCGAGCAGTTGGAAATGGAGATCGACAAATTTACCGTTGTCGCACGCGACAACCTGACCATCGCCTGCGCCGCGCTTTACCCGTTCCCGGAAGAAAGCATCGGCGAAATGGCCTGCGTCGCGGTTCACCCGGATTACCGCAGCTCATCACGTGGCGATATGCTGTTACAGCGCGTTGCCGCTCAGGCGCGCCAGCAGGGTCTGAAAAAGCTATTCGTGCTGACGACGCACAGCATCCACTGGTTCCAGGAGCGCGGCTTTTTACCCGCCGAGGTGGAGATGTTGCCGAAGAAAAAACAGGCGCTGTACAACTACCAGCGGCGATCAAAGATTCTGGTACTAGACCTCTGA
- the mltA gene encoding murein transglycosylase A: protein MKGRWGKYVLTAVVIAILAGCQSRPTDRGQQYKDGHLNQPLELVNEPNAKGKPVNARDFITQVAEIRSASPNLYTRNNTIFQAIENWMMSGADTRELSKFGLNAWQMEGVDNFGNVQFTGYYTPVLQARHTRQGEFRHPLYAMPPKGKNNRRLPDRAGIYSGALDERLVLAWTNSLVDNFMMEVQGSAYIDFGDGRPLTFFGYAGKNGHAYRSIGKVLIDRGEVPREEMSMQAIRKWTEQHSEYEVRELFEQNPSFVFFKPMMSAPVKGASAVPLVAKASVASDRSLIPAGTALLMEVPLLDNAGKFTGKYEMRLMIALDVGGAIKGQHFDMYQGIGPDAGHSAGFYNHYGRVWVLKNGQSSSANGSGSLLVSNPR from the coding sequence ATGAAGGGACGGTGGGGAAAATATGTGCTGACCGCAGTGGTCATCGCCATTTTGGCGGGGTGCCAATCCAGGCCAACCGATCGCGGGCAGCAATATAAAGATGGTCACCTCAACCAGCCTTTGGAATTGGTGAATGAACCCAATGCCAAAGGGAAGCCAGTTAACGCGCGAGATTTCATCACCCAGGTTGCGGAAATTCGGTCGGCGTCACCGAATCTTTATACACGCAATAACACCATCTTCCAGGCGATCGAAAACTGGATGATGTCGGGGGCGGATACCCGCGAACTGAGCAAATTTGGTCTGAACGCCTGGCAGATGGAAGGCGTTGATAACTTTGGGAATGTGCAGTTCACCGGCTATTACACGCCAGTATTGCAGGCGCGCCACACCCGTCAGGGGGAATTCCGCCATCCTTTATATGCTATGCCGCCAAAGGGTAAAAATAACCGCCGTCTACCGGATCGTGCCGGAATTTATTCAGGCGCGCTGGATGAGCGACTGGTTCTCGCCTGGACCAATTCGCTGGTTGATAACTTCATGATGGAAGTGCAAGGCAGCGCCTATATTGATTTTGGCGATGGACGCCCTCTGACGTTCTTCGGCTACGCGGGCAAAAACGGCCATGCTTACCGCAGTATTGGTAAGGTACTGATCGATCGTGGGGAAGTGCCACGTGAAGAGATGTCCATGCAGGCGATTCGCAAATGGACGGAGCAGCATTCCGAGTATGAAGTGCGTGAACTGTTTGAACAGAACCCTTCTTTTGTCTTCTTTAAACCGATGATGTCTGCGCCTGTGAAAGGGGCAAGTGCTGTGCCGTTGGTGGCGAAGGCTTCCGTCGCTTCTGACCGTTCACTGATTCCGGCTGGCACGGCGCTGTTAATGGAAGTACCGCTGCTGGATAACGCTGGCAAATTTACCGGCAAGTATGAGATGCGCCTGATGATTGCGCTGGATGTCGGTGGAGCAATTAAAGGCCAACACTTCGATATGTATCAGGGTATTGGGCCGGACGCGGGGCACTCGGCAGGTTTCTATAACCACTATGGTCGGGTCTGGGTATTGAAGAACGGGCAAAGCAGTTCGGCGAACGGCTCAGGCTCGCTGTTAGTCAGTAATCCACGGTAG
- the amiC gene encoding N-acetylmuramoyl-L-alanine amidase AmiC, with translation MSHSNHHLTRRRLLQSAAATWLLSVSGVGLAATTQVIAVRVWPSSAYTRVTLESNHPLKYKQFSLSNPERIVVDIENVHLNSVLKEIASKFQQDNDPLIKEARIGQFDKSTVRLVLELKQQATTKVFTLGPVAEFKHRLVLDLYPAAGRYDNEEDPLLALLEDYNKGELERTLPAEAPKAGKAGRDRPLIIMLDPGHGGEDPGAIGKNKTREKDIVLQIARRLRKLIDNESNMKAYMTRNEDVFIPLRVRVAKARKQRADLFISIHADAFTNRSARGSSVFALSKKGATSTAAKFLAETQNESDLIGGVSMSGDRYLDHTMFDLVQTVTIGDSLKFGKEILTRLGKVNRLHKNSVDQAGFAVLKAPDIPSVLVETAFISNLEEERKLRTSQFQQQIAESIFAGIKAYFASQAER, from the coding sequence ATGTCTCATTCGAATCATCATCTGACTCGGCGGCGTCTATTACAAAGCGCAGCAGCAACCTGGTTATTAAGCGTAAGCGGTGTGGGTTTGGCTGCGACCACACAGGTCATCGCCGTGCGCGTCTGGCCATCTTCCGCCTACACCCGCGTCACATTAGAATCCAACCACCCGCTGAAATATAAACAGTTTAGTTTGAGTAATCCTGAACGTATCGTGGTGGATATCGAAAATGTTCACTTGAACAGCGTACTGAAAGAGATAGCCAGCAAGTTTCAGCAGGATAACGATCCGCTGATTAAAGAAGCTCGCATCGGCCAGTTTGATAAAAGTACGGTGCGTTTGGTGCTGGAGCTCAAACAGCAGGCAACGACCAAAGTCTTTACGCTGGGGCCAGTGGCTGAATTCAAGCACCGACTGGTATTGGATTTGTACCCTGCGGCAGGGCGCTACGATAACGAAGAAGATCCACTGCTGGCGCTGCTGGAGGACTACAACAAAGGCGAACTGGAGCGCACGCTGCCGGCAGAAGCGCCGAAAGCCGGGAAAGCGGGGCGAGATCGCCCGTTGATTATTATGCTCGATCCCGGTCACGGCGGTGAAGATCCCGGCGCGATTGGCAAGAATAAGACGCGCGAGAAAGACATCGTGTTGCAAATTGCCCGCCGTCTGCGCAAGCTGATCGATAATGAATCCAACATGAAAGCGTATATGACGCGTAATGAAGATGTGTTCATCCCGCTGCGTGTGCGGGTGGCAAAAGCGCGCAAGCAACGTGCCGATTTGTTCATTTCGATTCATGCGGATGCCTTTACCAATCGCTCAGCCAGAGGATCGTCGGTTTTTGCGCTCTCGAAGAAAGGGGCAACCAGTACTGCCGCTAAATTTTTGGCTGAGACGCAGAATGAATCGGATTTGATCGGTGGGGTAAGCATGAGCGGCGATCGCTATTTGGATCACACCATGTTCGATCTGGTGCAGACCGTGACGATTGGCGACAGCCTAAAGTTTGGTAAAGAGATCTTGACTCGGCTGGGTAAGGTGAATCGTCTGCATAAAAACAGCGTCGATCAGGCTGGTTTTGCGGTACTGAAAGCCCCGGATATCCCTTCTGTTCTGGTTGAGACGGCATTTATTAGTAATCTGGAAGAAGAGCGCAAGCTGCGCACCAGTCAGTTTCAACAGCAGATTGCCGAATCCATTTTTGCAGGAATTAAAGCCTACTTCGCCAGTCAGGCTGAGCGGTAG
- a CDS encoding 4-hydroxy-tetrahydrodipicolinate synthase family protein yields the protein MSREKIEGSFVALITPFNDDGSVDFGAFEALLKFQEDNGTAAVLIMGSTGEVSMLSPDERKAIIHRTAQYSTSKMKLFYGCTGNNTDTTIDYVRYAHDNGADGAIIAAPAYICASESDIESYFLEIADATDLPLGIYNNPPRVKTDLHWTSLLRIFKHPNYVIHKESTTRVGQVAQVLAGNPDVSVMCCDSPNLGLVVPTMSLGGHGTANMTGNIAPAELAEISRPWKNGEDAERFRKAYQHLLPLLHYTYSAINPVAVKSLMKAVGLPAGSLRRPLRGLQGEALDSGVRIVNELGLSSKYGFKS from the coding sequence ATGAGCAGAGAAAAAATTGAAGGGTCATTTGTTGCCCTCATCACACCGTTTAATGACGATGGTAGTGTGGATTTCGGCGCATTTGAGGCGTTATTAAAATTCCAGGAAGACAACGGCACGGCTGCCGTTTTGATTATGGGATCAACGGGGGAAGTTTCCATGCTGTCCCCAGACGAGAGAAAAGCGATCATCCACCGTACCGCACAATACAGCACCAGTAAAATGAAGTTGTTCTACGGCTGCACCGGTAACAATACCGATACCACCATTGACTATGTTCGCTATGCGCATGACAACGGCGCAGACGGTGCCATTATCGCCGCGCCCGCTTATATCTGTGCCAGCGAGAGCGATATCGAAAGCTACTTTCTGGAAATTGCAGACGCGACCGATTTGCCATTAGGGATCTATAACAACCCGCCACGCGTGAAAACGGATCTGCACTGGACGTCGCTGCTGCGTATTTTCAAACACCCGAACTACGTTATTCATAAAGAATCCACGACTCGCGTGGGTCAGGTCGCACAGGTTCTGGCGGGGAATCCTGATGTTTCGGTAATGTGCTGCGATTCGCCCAATCTGGGTTTAGTGGTGCCAACGATGTCGCTGGGAGGCCATGGAACTGCCAACATGACGGGCAACATTGCACCGGCAGAACTGGCCGAAATTTCTCGTCCGTGGAAAAACGGTGAGGATGCGGAACGCTTCCGTAAAGCCTATCAGCATTTGCTGCCGCTGCTGCATTACACCTATTCGGCAATCAACCCAGTGGCGGTAAAATCATTGATGAAGGCGGTAGGTTTACCGGCAGGCAGCCTGCGCCGTCCACTGCGAGGCTTACAAGGCGAAGCGTTAGATTCCGGCGTTCGCATCGTGAACGAATTAGGACTGAGCAGCAAATACGGTTTTAAAAGCTGA